A window from Armatimonadota bacterium encodes these proteins:
- a CDS encoding polysaccharide biosynthesis tyrosine autokinase has product MTTADFWRIYRIISHRKWLIAAVVGCAMLVVGVGVLVMPRYYRATALVMPSEQALQKSVIGGGGPDGGYNLQAREERLSNLIYLAQSEAVIARAAQAQHITEPPKKLGRRITVDTLPRTAIIRIIALDRDSGRSVGLANSLASALADFYRELSHREAAENRAFLERELASVERELRKAEEELADFRSAAGGTGADLRTAEPVISPAESDRDSAEAQLRETTARLAAARARLGREAATMVTEEGTTDNPVVTKLRGDLADLEIKLAGERAVHTDQHPNVVALTSQISDLRRRLADEMGHVITHTTVARNPLHDSLAAQVVELETGAAALQARLLAMNRIATRERSRYAVASARGVELASLTRNYRIADETYARLRAAVDQARVDEKVSNDAGAIQIVDLARAADGPVTRGPSPWQLLALGFALSLAVAFGLALAMDVLDDRVKTTDDVMRLLNLPVTGIIPAMEGVRVRELPLITRALPSSPYAEAYRFLRTDLLFTCEDQPLQTLCVVTPKPGQGGTTTIANLAIALAEADRRVILVDADLRRPSLHAIFGLPNEVGLTSVVGGGVKLADALQVTDVPNLVLLTAGPPAHNPSNLISSNRMRALMRELREHCDFVLFDTPSAIAFSDAAIIASMTDGALMVVRARQPLRGSQLQVTSLLNKARANVIGVVLNDVAPEDAETTYFYAHYYASPQLAEGESPPLDAARDGAALHRRGGPEPVEGPPPALPAGEAAEAAAADESMGADSAAGPSQGPGAADTAEAAEEVAEEMATAAAVEEAPPPLDAARDGAALHRRGGPEPVEGPAPAEEPGSAQRRSRRRWFTGAFSLLLLGTVGYLFAAGMGYVRLPGATEKQRTGLRAIIGGSAVSVVADVRQPTSASVKADGKVLFDGLLAPGHKRWRAGEEVTVWLERPEAVTFTQNGQLVGSLGRRGSGPMERTFTPSR; this is encoded by the coding sequence ATGACAACCGCCGATTTCTGGAGAATCTATCGTATCATTAGCCATCGCAAGTGGCTGATCGCCGCGGTGGTAGGCTGCGCCATGCTGGTGGTGGGCGTGGGGGTGCTGGTGATGCCCCGCTACTACCGCGCGACGGCGCTGGTGATGCCGTCGGAGCAGGCGCTGCAGAAGTCGGTGATCGGTGGCGGCGGGCCCGACGGCGGCTACAACCTCCAGGCGCGCGAGGAGCGCCTGTCCAACCTCATCTACCTGGCGCAGAGCGAGGCAGTGATCGCGCGCGCGGCCCAGGCCCAGCACATCACCGAGCCGCCCAAGAAGCTGGGGCGGCGCATCACCGTTGACACGCTCCCGCGTACCGCGATCATCCGCATCATCGCCCTCGACCGGGATTCGGGGCGCAGCGTCGGCCTCGCCAATTCCCTGGCGAGCGCGCTGGCCGACTTCTACCGGGAGCTGAGCCACCGCGAGGCGGCGGAGAACCGCGCCTTCCTCGAGCGCGAGCTGGCGTCCGTGGAGCGCGAGCTGCGCAAGGCGGAGGAAGAACTGGCGGATTTCCGCTCCGCCGCCGGCGGCACGGGCGCGGACCTGAGAACGGCGGAGCCGGTCATATCGCCGGCCGAAAGTGACCGCGATTCCGCCGAGGCGCAGCTACGCGAAACCACGGCGCGACTGGCCGCGGCGCGCGCTCGCCTCGGGCGGGAAGCCGCAACCATGGTCACCGAGGAGGGGACCACTGACAATCCCGTGGTCACCAAGCTGCGCGGCGACCTGGCGGATCTCGAGATCAAGCTGGCGGGGGAGCGGGCGGTACACACCGACCAGCACCCCAACGTGGTGGCGTTGACCAGCCAGATTAGTGACCTGCGCCGCCGTCTCGCCGACGAGATGGGGCATGTCATCACCCACACCACCGTCGCGCGCAACCCGCTGCACGATTCCCTGGCGGCCCAGGTCGTCGAACTGGAAACCGGGGCCGCGGCGTTGCAGGCCCGGCTGCTGGCGATGAATCGGATTGCGACGCGCGAACGCAGCCGCTACGCCGTCGCCTCCGCGCGCGGGGTGGAGCTGGCCTCGCTGACCCGCAACTACCGCATCGCCGACGAGACCTACGCCAGGCTTCGGGCGGCGGTGGATCAGGCCCGGGTGGACGAGAAGGTCAGCAACGACGCGGGCGCCATCCAGATTGTCGATCTCGCGCGCGCCGCAGACGGGCCGGTCACCCGCGGACCCTCCCCGTGGCAGTTGTTGGCCCTTGGGTTTGCTCTGAGCCTCGCCGTGGCCTTCGGTCTCGCGCTGGCAATGGATGTGCTCGACGACCGCGTGAAGACCACCGACGACGTCATGCGCTTGCTGAACCTCCCGGTCACCGGCATCATCCCGGCCATGGAGGGCGTGCGCGTGCGCGAGCTGCCGCTCATCACCCGCGCGCTGCCGTCCTCGCCCTATGCCGAGGCCTATCGCTTCCTGCGCACGGACCTGCTCTTCACCTGCGAGGACCAGCCCCTGCAGACCCTGTGCGTGGTCACCCCCAAGCCCGGCCAGGGCGGCACGACGACCATCGCCAATCTCGCCATCGCGCTGGCGGAGGCGGACCGGCGCGTGATCCTGGTTGACGCGGACCTGCGGCGCCCGTCGCTGCACGCCATCTTCGGCCTCCCCAACGAGGTCGGGCTGACCAGCGTTGTGGGCGGCGGCGTCAAGCTCGCCGACGCGCTGCAGGTCACCGACGTCCCCAACCTGGTGCTGCTGACGGCGGGCCCGCCCGCGCACAACCCCTCCAATCTCATCAGCTCCAACCGCATGCGGGCGCTGATGCGCGAGCTGCGGGAGCACTGCGATTTCGTCCTCTTCGACACCCCCTCGGCGATTGCGTTTAGCGACGCCGCCATCATCGCTTCGATGACCGATGGCGCGCTGATGGTGGTGCGCGCGCGTCAGCCGCTGCGCGGCAGCCAGCTCCAGGTCACGTCGCTGCTCAACAAGGCCCGCGCCAACGTCATTGGCGTGGTGCTCAACGACGTGGCGCCGGAGGATGCGGAGACCACGTACTTCTACGCGCACTACTACGCCTCTCCGCAGCTGGCGGAAGGTGAATCGCCGCCCCTCGACGCCGCTCGGGACGGCGCTGCTTTGCATCGCAGGGGCGGTCCTGAGCCTGTCGAAGGGCCGCCGCCCGCGCTGCCGGCGGGCGAGGCCGCGGAGGCGGCGGCCGCCGACGAGAGTATGGGGGCAGACTCTGCCGCCGGCCCCAGTCAGGGGCCAGGTGCCGCTGATACAGCGGAAGCTGCCGAGGAGGTCGCGGAGGAGATGGCAACCGCGGCCGCGGTCGAGGAGGCTCCGCCGCCCCTCGACGCCGCTCGGGACGGCGCTGCTTTGCATCGCAGGGGCGGTCCTGAGCCTGTCGAAGGGCCGGCGCCTGCCGAGGAACCGGGGAGTGCCCAGCGGCGCTCCCGGCGCCGGTGGTTCACCGGGGCCTTCTCGCTGCTGCTGCTCGGCACGGTGGGTTATCTGTTCGCGGCCGGGATGGGCTATGTGCGGCTGCCGGGGGCGACGGAGAAGCAGAGAACCGGCCTGCGGGCGATCATCGGCGGGTCGGCGGTGAGCGTGGTTGCGGACGTCAGGCAGCCCACCTCAGCGAGCGTGAAGGCGGACGGGAAGGTGCTCTTCGACGGCCTGCTGGCGCCCGGCCACAAACGGTGGCGGGCTGGGGAAGAGGTCACGGTGTGGCTGGAGCGTCCGGAAGCGGTGACCTTCACCCAGAATGGACAACTCGTGGGGTCGCTGGGGCGACGGGGGAGCGGTCCCATGGAGCGCACATTCACCCCCTCCCGTTGA
- a CDS encoding SLBB domain-containing protein — PCLVQEGTRVLEAVAEAGGVTEFAVLDQAYIVRAAAGRSGSGTREPINLRKLMVEGDMALNVELRTGDALFIPVRTPGAHRPLLERAASVLAPLIYLLF, encoded by the coding sequence GGCCGTGCTTGGTGCAGGAGGGGACGCGGGTGTTGGAGGCCGTCGCCGAGGCGGGCGGGGTGACGGAGTTCGCGGTGTTGGATCAGGCGTACATCGTGCGAGCGGCAGCCGGCCGTTCGGGGTCGGGGACGCGCGAGCCGATCAACCTGCGCAAGCTGATGGTGGAGGGCGACATGGCGCTGAACGTGGAGCTGCGCACGGGAGACGCCCTGTTCATCCCCGTGCGCACGCCGGGGGCGCACCGGCCGCTGCTGGAGCGCGCGGCGTCGGTGTTGGCGCCGCTGATCTACCTGCTTTTCTGA
- a CDS encoding XrtA system polysaccharide deacetylase, whose translation MHVTNILTIDLEDWYQVSNLDRYIGRERWEQCENRLEAGTYRLLAILDEAGVKATFFVLGWNAERNQHLVREIARCGHQIGVHGYHHALIYEQTPVQFAWELGHCQDLVRSITGRPARGYRAASFSVVRRSLWALEALDEHGFEYDSSIFPLRHHRYGIPGSPAHPYRVAINGHSSLVEFPLPTMQWLGLRTGFSGGAYFRLLPYPVVARAIRRMNGEGHPAVVYIHPWELDPNHPRLPLPWPLRLRCYGNLERTEGKLRRLLRDFEFAPAETVLDQCRSNLPCCRLAPEGLVLRDRSLAYQ comes from the coding sequence ATGCATGTGACCAACATACTCACCATAGATCTGGAGGACTGGTACCAGGTATCCAACCTCGACCGCTATATCGGACGCGAGCGCTGGGAGCAGTGCGAGAACCGGCTCGAGGCCGGCACCTACCGGCTGCTGGCGATCCTGGACGAGGCCGGGGTCAAGGCGACCTTCTTCGTGCTGGGATGGAATGCGGAGCGCAACCAACACCTGGTGCGAGAGATCGCGCGCTGCGGGCACCAGATCGGGGTGCACGGGTACCACCACGCGTTGATCTACGAGCAGACGCCGGTGCAGTTCGCGTGGGAGCTGGGGCACTGCCAGGACCTGGTACGGTCCATCACCGGGCGCCCGGCGCGCGGCTACCGCGCCGCGTCGTTCTCGGTCGTCCGCCGCAGCTTGTGGGCGCTGGAGGCGCTCGACGAGCATGGCTTCGAATACGATTCCAGCATCTTCCCCCTGCGCCATCACCGCTACGGCATCCCGGGCTCCCCGGCCCATCCTTACCGCGTGGCCATCAACGGCCATAGTTCGTTGGTGGAGTTCCCCCTCCCGACCATGCAGTGGCTGGGCCTGAGAACGGGCTTCTCCGGAGGCGCCTATTTCAGGTTGCTGCCCTATCCGGTGGTCGCCCGCGCCATCAGGCGCATGAACGGCGAGGGCCATCCGGCGGTGGTTTACATCCACCCGTGGGAGCTCGATCCCAACCACCCACGGCTGCCGCTGCCGTGGCCGCTGCGCCTGCGCTGCTACGGCAATCTGGAGCGCACCGAGGGCAAGCTGCGACGGCTGCTGCGCGATTTCGAGTTCGCGCCGGCAGAGACGGTCCTCGACCAGTGTCGCAGCAACTTGCCTTGCTGCCGACTTGCCCCAGAGGGTCTGGTCCTACGTGACCGATCGCTCGCCTACCAGTGA
- a CDS encoding exopolysaccharide biosynthesis polyprenyl glycosylphosphotransferase, protein MMNPTAIFASLTSVVPHAAALLAACAFVAATAVALAATARARVQGDRRDPVPAASVRPAARACPKPTRVLIVGAGARGRELAGAILDHPQLGYRVIGFVDDEPGMPGWDGIPILGGTRDIPSLVERHAVGEIMVAHAPSWHDLLMGQLVAAGRDDQVRVSSALGVREAMMGDLRLRQVGDIPLVALSGRRPSCAYRWAKRAFDIGFSALALLASAPLIGLLALLVKATSCGPAFFRQRRVGLGGREFTIYKLRTMVQDAESSSGPKLADPYDARVTPLGRLLRLTRLDELPQFVNVLRGDMSVVGPRPERPEFVGGFLADIPGYAKRLAVRPGITGLAQVRSGYDTDVHTKLKYDWAYVYRQSTWLDIRILLSTARVVLLCAGQ, encoded by the coding sequence ATGATGAACCCAACAGCGATCTTCGCCTCGCTGACAAGCGTGGTGCCCCATGCGGCGGCCCTCCTCGCGGCTTGCGCTTTCGTCGCTGCGACCGCAGTGGCGCTAGCCGCCACCGCCCGCGCTCGTGTTCAGGGCGATAGGCGCGACCCTGTGCCCGCCGCCTCGGTGCGGCCGGCGGCTCGTGCGTGTCCCAAGCCGACCAGGGTGCTCATCGTTGGCGCGGGTGCGCGCGGGCGCGAGTTGGCCGGCGCCATCCTCGACCACCCGCAGTTGGGCTATCGCGTGATCGGCTTCGTTGACGACGAGCCCGGTATGCCCGGTTGGGATGGCATACCCATACTCGGCGGCACGCGCGATATCCCGTCCCTGGTCGAGCGGCATGCGGTAGGCGAGATCATGGTTGCTCACGCCCCGAGCTGGCACGACCTGCTGATGGGACAGTTGGTCGCCGCCGGGCGCGATGACCAGGTGCGCGTGAGTTCTGCGCTCGGTGTGCGGGAAGCCATGATGGGTGACCTGCGGCTGCGCCAGGTGGGGGACATACCCTTGGTCGCGCTCAGTGGCAGGCGTCCCTCCTGCGCCTATCGGTGGGCGAAGCGCGCCTTCGACATTGGCTTCAGCGCCCTCGCGCTGCTGGCGAGCGCGCCGCTGATCGGGCTGTTGGCCCTGCTGGTGAAAGCGACCTCCTGCGGCCCCGCCTTCTTCCGCCAGCGGCGGGTTGGACTCGGCGGCAGGGAGTTCACAATATACAAGCTGCGCACGATGGTGCAGGACGCCGAGAGCAGCAGCGGGCCCAAGCTGGCCGACCCCTACGACGCGCGGGTGACGCCGCTCGGCCGGCTCCTGCGCTTAACCCGGCTCGATGAGCTCCCGCAGTTCGTCAACGTCCTGCGCGGGGACATGAGCGTCGTCGGCCCGCGGCCCGAACGGCCGGAGTTCGTGGGCGGTTTCCTAGCGGACATACCCGGCTACGCCAAGCGCCTGGCGGTCCGGCCCGGCATCACCGGCCTCGCACAGGTGCGCAGCGGCTACGATACCGACGTTCATACAAAGCTGAAGTACGATTGGGCCTACGTCTACCGCCAGTCGACCTGGCTCGATATCAGGATACTACTGAGCACCGCGCGCGTCGTCCTGCTGTGCGCAGGCCAGTGA